A DNA window from Solanum lycopersicum chromosome 3, SLM_r2.1 contains the following coding sequences:
- the LOC101244945 gene encoding probable serine/threonine-protein kinase WNK3 isoform X5 gives MQQDSVSEQEPDESESEPDFVELDPTGRYGRYKEVLGKGAFKKVYRAFDELEGIEVAWNQVKVADLLRNEVDLERLYSEVHLLKTLKHKNIIKFYNSWVDTKTENINIITEIFTSGNLRQYRKKHKKVDLRALKNWSRQILEGLSYLHGHDPPVIHRDLKCDNLFVNGNQGEVKIGDLGLAAILRKARSAHSVIGKVLVHFANFCIYPRLLLLVSFRWSFNFTSAIRYSNSGTPEFMAPELYEEEYNELVDIYAFGMCLLELVTFEYPYVECTNAAQIYKKVTSGIRPASLAKVKDPGVKAFIEKCIAKVSERLSAKELLMDPFLRSDDDSASISRSLSSHPIHADKSDDDSGRSPQDHVPEGSRDFTVQGQRKDLNTIFLKLRITDSTGHIRNIHFPFDIEVDTANAVASEMVEELDLTDQDVSAIADMIDSEIRSYIPDWAPKQCSSNDIADEVAPSESSEAREVAPSESSTFGACDDVSPSTMNSTLSGGLMLERLPSGRKYWSDSPKTTSCASSPLRLGPSNLSRADSPIPESSWTEENGLSSISHKEGSSSGDGAFEHEESETENDIDEESGVIPEPNSSDNKQSADLTSETEPHSSGQRKTHCSNKCSDDIEDIVEKLETLVHEQRKELDALREKHDLVISDVISKLPPEIRNGVLAMCGHKLSFTSLRNERGCSSTNSEGPSSSLKMFQDVPEC, from the exons ATGCAGCAGGATTCAGTGTCGGAGCAGGAACCGGATGAATCTGAATCTGAGCCCGACTTCGTGGAGCTCGATCCTACTGGTCGTTACGGACGG TACAAAGAGGTTCTGGGAAAAGGAGCATTTAAGAAAGT ATATCGAGCGTTTGATGAACTGGAAGGAATAGAAGTAGCTTGGAATCAGGTTAAAGTTGCTGATCTATTGAGGAATGAAGTGGACTTGGAGCGTCTTTATTCTGAAGTTCATTTGCTTAAAACCCTCAAGCACAAGAATATCATCAAATTTTACAACTCTTGGGTTGACACAAAGACTGAGAATATCAACATCATTACTGAAATATTCACTTCTGGGAATTTAAGACA ATACCGCAAAAAACATAAGAAGGTTGATTTGCGAGCACTCAAGAATTGGTCTCGGCAGATATTGGAGGGACTTTCATATCTACATGGTCACGACCCTCCAGTTATTCATCGTGATCTTAAGTGTGATAATCTTTTTGTCAATGGTAACCAAGGGGAGGTGAAAATCGGTGACTTGGGACTCGCAGCAATTCTTCGTAAGGCTCGTTCAGCTCATAGTGTCATTGGTAAAGTCTTAGTTCACTTTGCTAACTTTTGCATCTATCCTAGACTGTTATTGTTAGTGTCATTCAGATGGTCCTTTAATTTTACCAGTGCAATTCGATATTCAAACTCAGGTACTCCAGAATTCATGGCACCAGAGCTTTATGAGGAGGAATATAATGAGCTAGTAGATATCTATGCTTTTGGCATGTGCTTGCTGGAGCTGGTGACTTTTGAGTATCCATATGTTGAGTGTACGAATGCTGCCCAGATATATAAGAAAGTAACATCA GGAATTAGGCCTGCATCACTGGCAAAAGTAAAGGATCCAGGAGTTAAagcatttatagaaaaatgtaTAGCAAAAGTTTCTGAGCGTCTGTCTGCTAAGGAACTATTGATGGACCCCTTTCTCCGGTCAGATGATGATTCTGCAAGCATATCTAGATCCTTGAGTTCCCACCCCATACATGCAG ATAAGAGTGATGATGATAGTGGAAGAAGTCCTCAGGACCATGTGCCTGAAGGAAGCAGAGATTTCACAGTACAGGGCCAACGGAAGGACCTAAACACAATTTTTCTCAAACTGCGAATAACTGACTCTACAG GTCATATTAGGAATATTCATTTCCCCTTTGATATTGAAGTTGATACAGCAAATGCTGTTGCTAGTGAAATGGTTGAAGAGTTGGACCTGACAGATCAAGACGTCTCTGCTATTGCTGATATGATTGATTCAGAAATCCGGTCATATATCCCAGATTGGGCACCAAAACAATGTTCTAGCAATGACATCGCAGATGAAGTTGCTCCTTCTGAGAGTAGTGAAGCTCGTGAAGTTGCTCCTTCTGAGAGCAGTACCTTTGGAGCTTGTGATGATGTTTCCCCTTCAACAATGAACTCCACTCTTTCTGGCGGTCTTATGTTGGAAAGACTTCCTTCAGGTCGTAAGTACTGGTCTGATTCACCAAAAACAACCAGTTGTGCAAGCTCTCCACTTAGACTGGGTCCTTCAAACCTGTCACGGGCAGATTCACCAATTCCTGAAAGTAGCTGGACTGAAGAAAATGGACTATCATCTATCAGCCACAAAGAGGGAAGCAGCTCAGGTGATGGTGCCTTTGAGCATGAAGAGAGTGAAACTGAAAATGATATTGATGAAGAGTCTGGTGTGATTCCGGAACCAAACTCAAGTGATAATAAGCAATCTGCTGATTTAACTTCCGAGACTGAGCCTCATTCGTCAGGGCAAAGAAAAACTCATTGCAGCAACAAATGTTCAGATGACATTGAAGATATTGTGGAGAAACTTGAGACGCTGGTACATGAGCAGCGTAAGGAGCTTGATGCGCTCAGAGAGAAACATGACTTGGTTATCTCAGATGTTATAAGCAAACTTCCTCCTGAGATACGCAATGGAGTGCTTGCTATGTGTGGTCACAAACTATCTTTCACTAGTCTACGAAACGAAAGAGGCTGCTCCAGTACAAACTCTGAAGGCCCAAGCTCCTCTTTGAAAAT GTTTCAAGATGTTCCAGAATGCTGA
- the LOC101244945 gene encoding probable serine/threonine-protein kinase WNK3 isoform X9 produces the protein MNLNLSPTSWSSILLVVTDGYRAFDELEGIEVAWNQVKVADLLRNEVDLERLYSEVHLLKTLKHKNIIKFYNSWVDTKTENINIITEIFTSGNLRQYRKKHKKVDLRALKNWSRQILEGLSYLHGHDPPVIHRDLKCDNLFVNGNQGEVKIGDLGLAAILRKARSAHSVIGTPEFMAPELYEEEYNELVDIYAFGMCLLELVTFEYPYVECTNAAQIYKKVTSGIRPASLAKVKDPGVKAFIEKCIAKVSERLSAKELLMDPFLRSDDDSASISRSLSSHPIHADKSDDDSGRSPQDHVPEGSRDFTVQGQRKDLNTIFLKLRITDSTGHIRNIHFPFDIEVDTANAVASEMVEELDLTDQDVSAIADMIDSEIRSYIPDWAPKQCSSNDIADEVAPSESSEAREVAPSESSTFGACDDVSPSTMNSTLSGGLMLERLPSGRKYWSDSPKTTSCASSPLRLGPSNLSRADSPIPESSWTEENGLSSISHKEGSSSGDGAFEHEESETENDIDEESGVIPEPNSSDNKQSADLTSETEPHSSGQRKTHCSNKCSDDIEDIVEKLETLVHEQRKELDALREKHDLVISDVISKLPPEIRNGVLAMCGHKLSFTSLRNERGCSSTNSEGPSSSLKMFQDVPEC, from the exons ATGAATCTGAATCTGAGCCCGACTTCGTGGAGCTCGATCCTACTGGTCGTTACGGACGG ATATCGAGCGTTTGATGAACTGGAAGGAATAGAAGTAGCTTGGAATCAGGTTAAAGTTGCTGATCTATTGAGGAATGAAGTGGACTTGGAGCGTCTTTATTCTGAAGTTCATTTGCTTAAAACCCTCAAGCACAAGAATATCATCAAATTTTACAACTCTTGGGTTGACACAAAGACTGAGAATATCAACATCATTACTGAAATATTCACTTCTGGGAATTTAAGACA ATACCGCAAAAAACATAAGAAGGTTGATTTGCGAGCACTCAAGAATTGGTCTCGGCAGATATTGGAGGGACTTTCATATCTACATGGTCACGACCCTCCAGTTATTCATCGTGATCTTAAGTGTGATAATCTTTTTGTCAATGGTAACCAAGGGGAGGTGAAAATCGGTGACTTGGGACTCGCAGCAATTCTTCGTAAGGCTCGTTCAGCTCATAGTGTCATTG GTACTCCAGAATTCATGGCACCAGAGCTTTATGAGGAGGAATATAATGAGCTAGTAGATATCTATGCTTTTGGCATGTGCTTGCTGGAGCTGGTGACTTTTGAGTATCCATATGTTGAGTGTACGAATGCTGCCCAGATATATAAGAAAGTAACATCA GGAATTAGGCCTGCATCACTGGCAAAAGTAAAGGATCCAGGAGTTAAagcatttatagaaaaatgtaTAGCAAAAGTTTCTGAGCGTCTGTCTGCTAAGGAACTATTGATGGACCCCTTTCTCCGGTCAGATGATGATTCTGCAAGCATATCTAGATCCTTGAGTTCCCACCCCATACATGCAG ATAAGAGTGATGATGATAGTGGAAGAAGTCCTCAGGACCATGTGCCTGAAGGAAGCAGAGATTTCACAGTACAGGGCCAACGGAAGGACCTAAACACAATTTTTCTCAAACTGCGAATAACTGACTCTACAG GTCATATTAGGAATATTCATTTCCCCTTTGATATTGAAGTTGATACAGCAAATGCTGTTGCTAGTGAAATGGTTGAAGAGTTGGACCTGACAGATCAAGACGTCTCTGCTATTGCTGATATGATTGATTCAGAAATCCGGTCATATATCCCAGATTGGGCACCAAAACAATGTTCTAGCAATGACATCGCAGATGAAGTTGCTCCTTCTGAGAGTAGTGAAGCTCGTGAAGTTGCTCCTTCTGAGAGCAGTACCTTTGGAGCTTGTGATGATGTTTCCCCTTCAACAATGAACTCCACTCTTTCTGGCGGTCTTATGTTGGAAAGACTTCCTTCAGGTCGTAAGTACTGGTCTGATTCACCAAAAACAACCAGTTGTGCAAGCTCTCCACTTAGACTGGGTCCTTCAAACCTGTCACGGGCAGATTCACCAATTCCTGAAAGTAGCTGGACTGAAGAAAATGGACTATCATCTATCAGCCACAAAGAGGGAAGCAGCTCAGGTGATGGTGCCTTTGAGCATGAAGAGAGTGAAACTGAAAATGATATTGATGAAGAGTCTGGTGTGATTCCGGAACCAAACTCAAGTGATAATAAGCAATCTGCTGATTTAACTTCCGAGACTGAGCCTCATTCGTCAGGGCAAAGAAAAACTCATTGCAGCAACAAATGTTCAGATGACATTGAAGATATTGTGGAGAAACTTGAGACGCTGGTACATGAGCAGCGTAAGGAGCTTGATGCGCTCAGAGAGAAACATGACTTGGTTATCTCAGATGTTATAAGCAAACTTCCTCCTGAGATACGCAATGGAGTGCTTGCTATGTGTGGTCACAAACTATCTTTCACTAGTCTACGAAACGAAAGAGGCTGCTCCAGTACAAACTCTGAAGGCCCAAGCTCCTCTTTGAAAAT GTTTCAAGATGTTCCAGAATGCTGA
- the LOC101244945 gene encoding probable serine/threonine-protein kinase WNK3 isoform X6 yields MNLNLSPTSWSSILLVVTDGYRAFDELEGIEVAWNQVKVADLLRNEVDLERLYSEVHLLKTLKHKNIIKFYNSWVDTKTENINIITEIFTSGNLRQYRKKHKKVDLRALKNWSRQILEGLSYLHGHDPPVIHRDLKCDNLFVNGNQGEVKIGDLGLAAILRKARSAHSVIGTPEFMAPELYEEEYNELVDIYAFGMCLLELVTFEYPYVECTNAAQIYKKVTSGIRPASLAKVKDPGVKAFIEKCIAKVSERLSAKELLMDPFLRSDDDSASISRSLSSHPIHADKSDDDSGRSPQDHVPEGSRDFTVQGQRKDLNTIFLKLRITDSTGHIRNIHFPFDIEVDTANAVASEMVEELDLTDQDVSAIADMIDSEIRSYIPDWAPKQCSSNDIADEVAPSESSEAREVAPSESSTFGACDDVSPSTMNSTLSGGLMLERLPSGRKYWSDSPKTTSCASSPLRLGPSNLSRADSPIPESSWTEENGLSSISHKEGSSSGDGAFEHEESETENDIDEESGVIPEPNSSDNKQSADLTSETEPHSSGQRKTHCSNKCSDDIEDIVEKLETLVHEQRKELDALREKHDLVISDVISKLPPEIRNGVLAMCGHKLSFTSLRNERGCSSTNSEGPSSSLKICSRMLKNFRVAGNGYMQNSVAGSVLNGPSFRRCFSSVKENISSGLGIAVILKEEAGE; encoded by the exons ATGAATCTGAATCTGAGCCCGACTTCGTGGAGCTCGATCCTACTGGTCGTTACGGACGG ATATCGAGCGTTTGATGAACTGGAAGGAATAGAAGTAGCTTGGAATCAGGTTAAAGTTGCTGATCTATTGAGGAATGAAGTGGACTTGGAGCGTCTTTATTCTGAAGTTCATTTGCTTAAAACCCTCAAGCACAAGAATATCATCAAATTTTACAACTCTTGGGTTGACACAAAGACTGAGAATATCAACATCATTACTGAAATATTCACTTCTGGGAATTTAAGACA ATACCGCAAAAAACATAAGAAGGTTGATTTGCGAGCACTCAAGAATTGGTCTCGGCAGATATTGGAGGGACTTTCATATCTACATGGTCACGACCCTCCAGTTATTCATCGTGATCTTAAGTGTGATAATCTTTTTGTCAATGGTAACCAAGGGGAGGTGAAAATCGGTGACTTGGGACTCGCAGCAATTCTTCGTAAGGCTCGTTCAGCTCATAGTGTCATTG GTACTCCAGAATTCATGGCACCAGAGCTTTATGAGGAGGAATATAATGAGCTAGTAGATATCTATGCTTTTGGCATGTGCTTGCTGGAGCTGGTGACTTTTGAGTATCCATATGTTGAGTGTACGAATGCTGCCCAGATATATAAGAAAGTAACATCA GGAATTAGGCCTGCATCACTGGCAAAAGTAAAGGATCCAGGAGTTAAagcatttatagaaaaatgtaTAGCAAAAGTTTCTGAGCGTCTGTCTGCTAAGGAACTATTGATGGACCCCTTTCTCCGGTCAGATGATGATTCTGCAAGCATATCTAGATCCTTGAGTTCCCACCCCATACATGCAG ATAAGAGTGATGATGATAGTGGAAGAAGTCCTCAGGACCATGTGCCTGAAGGAAGCAGAGATTTCACAGTACAGGGCCAACGGAAGGACCTAAACACAATTTTTCTCAAACTGCGAATAACTGACTCTACAG GTCATATTAGGAATATTCATTTCCCCTTTGATATTGAAGTTGATACAGCAAATGCTGTTGCTAGTGAAATGGTTGAAGAGTTGGACCTGACAGATCAAGACGTCTCTGCTATTGCTGATATGATTGATTCAGAAATCCGGTCATATATCCCAGATTGGGCACCAAAACAATGTTCTAGCAATGACATCGCAGATGAAGTTGCTCCTTCTGAGAGTAGTGAAGCTCGTGAAGTTGCTCCTTCTGAGAGCAGTACCTTTGGAGCTTGTGATGATGTTTCCCCTTCAACAATGAACTCCACTCTTTCTGGCGGTCTTATGTTGGAAAGACTTCCTTCAGGTCGTAAGTACTGGTCTGATTCACCAAAAACAACCAGTTGTGCAAGCTCTCCACTTAGACTGGGTCCTTCAAACCTGTCACGGGCAGATTCACCAATTCCTGAAAGTAGCTGGACTGAAGAAAATGGACTATCATCTATCAGCCACAAAGAGGGAAGCAGCTCAGGTGATGGTGCCTTTGAGCATGAAGAGAGTGAAACTGAAAATGATATTGATGAAGAGTCTGGTGTGATTCCGGAACCAAACTCAAGTGATAATAAGCAATCTGCTGATTTAACTTCCGAGACTGAGCCTCATTCGTCAGGGCAAAGAAAAACTCATTGCAGCAACAAATGTTCAGATGACATTGAAGATATTGTGGAGAAACTTGAGACGCTGGTACATGAGCAGCGTAAGGAGCTTGATGCGCTCAGAGAGAAACATGACTTGGTTATCTCAGATGTTATAAGCAAACTTCCTCCTGAGATACGCAATGGAGTGCTTGCTATGTGTGGTCACAAACTATCTTTCACTAGTCTACGAAACGAAAGAGGCTGCTCCAGTACAAACTCTGAAGGCCCAAGCTCCTCTTTGAAAAT ATGTTCCAGAATGCTGAAAAACTTTAGAGTTGCTGGCAATGGTTACATGCAAAATTCAGTAGCTGGAAGTGTTTTGAATGGACCTAGTTTTAGACGCTGTTTCAGCTCTGTCAAGGAAAACATCAGTTCAGGATTGGGAATTGCCGTAATTTTGAAAGAGGAAGCGGGAGAATGA
- the LOC101244945 gene encoding probable serine/threonine-protein kinase WNK3 isoform X7, producing the protein MNLNLSPTSWSSILLVVTDGYRAFDELEGIEVAWNQVKVADLLRNEVDLERLYSEVHLLKTLKHKNIIKFYNSWVDTKTENINIITEIFTSGNLRQYRKKHKKVDLRALKNWSRQILEGLSYLHGHDPPVIHRDLKCDNLFVNGNQGEVKIGDLGLAAILRKARSAHSVIGTPEFMAPELYEEEYNELVDIYAFGMCLLELVTFEYPYVECTNAAQIYKKVTSGIRPASLAKVKDPGVKAFIEKCIAKVSERLSAKELLMDPFLRSDDDSASISRSLSSHPIHADKSDDDSGRSPQDHVPEGSRDFTVQGQRKDLNTIFLKLRITDSTGHIRNIHFPFDIEVDTANAVASEMVEELDLTDQDVSAIADMIDSEIRSYIPDWAPKQCSSNDIADEVAPSESSEAREVAPSESSTFGACDDVSPSTMNSTLSGGLMLERLPSGRKYWSDSPKTTSCASSPLRLGPSNLSRADSPIPESSWTEENGLSSISHKEGSSSGDGAFEHEESETENDIDEESGVIPEPNSSDNKQSADLTSETEPHSSGQRKTHCSNKCSDDIEDIVEKLETLVHEQRKELDALREKHDLVISDVISKLPPEIRNGVLAMCGHKLSFTSLRNERGCSSTNSEGPSSSLKIMLKNFRVAGNGYMQNSVAGSVLNGPSFRRCFSSVKENISSGLGIAVILKEEAGE; encoded by the exons ATGAATCTGAATCTGAGCCCGACTTCGTGGAGCTCGATCCTACTGGTCGTTACGGACGG ATATCGAGCGTTTGATGAACTGGAAGGAATAGAAGTAGCTTGGAATCAGGTTAAAGTTGCTGATCTATTGAGGAATGAAGTGGACTTGGAGCGTCTTTATTCTGAAGTTCATTTGCTTAAAACCCTCAAGCACAAGAATATCATCAAATTTTACAACTCTTGGGTTGACACAAAGACTGAGAATATCAACATCATTACTGAAATATTCACTTCTGGGAATTTAAGACA ATACCGCAAAAAACATAAGAAGGTTGATTTGCGAGCACTCAAGAATTGGTCTCGGCAGATATTGGAGGGACTTTCATATCTACATGGTCACGACCCTCCAGTTATTCATCGTGATCTTAAGTGTGATAATCTTTTTGTCAATGGTAACCAAGGGGAGGTGAAAATCGGTGACTTGGGACTCGCAGCAATTCTTCGTAAGGCTCGTTCAGCTCATAGTGTCATTG GTACTCCAGAATTCATGGCACCAGAGCTTTATGAGGAGGAATATAATGAGCTAGTAGATATCTATGCTTTTGGCATGTGCTTGCTGGAGCTGGTGACTTTTGAGTATCCATATGTTGAGTGTACGAATGCTGCCCAGATATATAAGAAAGTAACATCA GGAATTAGGCCTGCATCACTGGCAAAAGTAAAGGATCCAGGAGTTAAagcatttatagaaaaatgtaTAGCAAAAGTTTCTGAGCGTCTGTCTGCTAAGGAACTATTGATGGACCCCTTTCTCCGGTCAGATGATGATTCTGCAAGCATATCTAGATCCTTGAGTTCCCACCCCATACATGCAG ATAAGAGTGATGATGATAGTGGAAGAAGTCCTCAGGACCATGTGCCTGAAGGAAGCAGAGATTTCACAGTACAGGGCCAACGGAAGGACCTAAACACAATTTTTCTCAAACTGCGAATAACTGACTCTACAG GTCATATTAGGAATATTCATTTCCCCTTTGATATTGAAGTTGATACAGCAAATGCTGTTGCTAGTGAAATGGTTGAAGAGTTGGACCTGACAGATCAAGACGTCTCTGCTATTGCTGATATGATTGATTCAGAAATCCGGTCATATATCCCAGATTGGGCACCAAAACAATGTTCTAGCAATGACATCGCAGATGAAGTTGCTCCTTCTGAGAGTAGTGAAGCTCGTGAAGTTGCTCCTTCTGAGAGCAGTACCTTTGGAGCTTGTGATGATGTTTCCCCTTCAACAATGAACTCCACTCTTTCTGGCGGTCTTATGTTGGAAAGACTTCCTTCAGGTCGTAAGTACTGGTCTGATTCACCAAAAACAACCAGTTGTGCAAGCTCTCCACTTAGACTGGGTCCTTCAAACCTGTCACGGGCAGATTCACCAATTCCTGAAAGTAGCTGGACTGAAGAAAATGGACTATCATCTATCAGCCACAAAGAGGGAAGCAGCTCAGGTGATGGTGCCTTTGAGCATGAAGAGAGTGAAACTGAAAATGATATTGATGAAGAGTCTGGTGTGATTCCGGAACCAAACTCAAGTGATAATAAGCAATCTGCTGATTTAACTTCCGAGACTGAGCCTCATTCGTCAGGGCAAAGAAAAACTCATTGCAGCAACAAATGTTCAGATGACATTGAAGATATTGTGGAGAAACTTGAGACGCTGGTACATGAGCAGCGTAAGGAGCTTGATGCGCTCAGAGAGAAACATGACTTGGTTATCTCAGATGTTATAAGCAAACTTCCTCCTGAGATACGCAATGGAGTGCTTGCTATGTGTGGTCACAAACTATCTTTCACTAGTCTACGAAACGAAAGAGGCTGCTCCAGTACAAACTCTGAAGGCCCAAGCTCCTCTTTGAAAAT AATGCTGAAAAACTTTAGAGTTGCTGGCAATGGTTACATGCAAAATTCAGTAGCTGGAAGTGTTTTGAATGGACCTAGTTTTAGACGCTGTTTCAGCTCTGTCAAGGAAAACATCAGTTCAGGATTGGGAATTGCCGTAATTTTGAAAGAGGAAGCGGGAGAATGA